The Thermococcus sp. 4557 genomic sequence GCCTTTTCCTGCCCGACTATTGCGGAGAACGGGAAGACTAATCGTTTTTCACGAGGCTCCATATTCCCTCCACCTCCCTCATGTTTTCACTCCAGTGTTCGTCGTCTTCAGCCGTGTAGATTTCAATCGTCCCGCCCTGGACTTCCCCTTCACCAAGGCTTTCTTCCAGAATTCCTTCGATTTCCGAATAAACCTCCATGAGCCTTTCAATGAGCTCCTCACTCGTCTCCCACAGGCCGCGCTCATAGGCTTCAATCAGCCTTCTCGCGATCTCCTCGATGGCGTAGGGGTTGTGTTCCTCGAACCATTTTCTCATCTCTTCATCCAGAACGTATTTCCCTGCTATCTCGTCAAAAACCCAGTCTTCAACGAGCTTTGTTGTCGCCTCCCAGCCGTATATGTGGTTGATCTTCTTGGAGAACTCGCTCGCCCCCCGGTAGCCGTGCTTCTTCATCTCCTCAATCCACCGCTCGTTGAGGAGCTTTGCTCTGACGACCCTCTCGAGCTCAACTTTCATGTCAACGATTTTGGTATCGCTTATGTCCCTCGTGTCCGTCTGAACCACTTCAGCGTTCTTGCCGGTTAGGGCATCAACTGCGGCCTTGAACCCTCCGTGATGGGCAAAATAGCAGCAGCAGTTCGTCGGGTCGTGCTCGTCGCTTATGTGGTTTCTGTTGATTACGTCCACCTCTTTTAGGCTCAGAACCAGCGAGTCATATGCTTCAACGCCAAAGGTATCCTTTCCGTAGGCATAGCCGCTCCACTGAATCCACACCTTAGCTAAGTCCTCGTCACTCCCCCAGCCCGATGATTCAACCGCTAAATTCACTCCAGCCCCGTAGGCACCCGGTGGGGCCGAGAAAACCCTAAACCTTGCGAACCTCCGTGCTTCCTCAAAGCTCTTTCCGAGCTCAATGAGCTTTTTGATGTGCCCAACGTAGTGCTTTCTAGTGTAGTTCATCTCCAAGGGCTCATCCAGCGTAACGACCTTCTCTATGGCCTCGTCAATCAGGTAGATATAGTTCGGCAGCGTGTCCCTCACGATTCCGCTTATCCTCACCAGAACGTCAATCCTCGGCCTTCCGAGCTCCTCCAGAGGTATGACTTCAAGCCCGGCAACCACGTCCCCCTTCCAAACCGGTCTGACTCCAATCAGGTACAGAATCTGGGCCATCTGCTCTCCATCCGCCTTATAACCGTCTATGCTCCAGAGAACCTGTCCGACGCTTTCCGGGTATTTTCCGTGCTTTTTCCTGTATTCCTCCAGGAGCTTCTCCGCGGTTTCAATCCCTACCTGCCACGCCGCTTTAGTCGGCAGAGTCCTTGGATCAACTGCATAGAAGTTCCTTCCCGTTGGCAGAATTTCGAACTTCCCCCTCGTTATCGCGCCTGAGGGGCCGGGTTCAACGTATTCTCCACTCAGTCCCTTCAAGAATCCTTCGTGCTCCTTTTTACACTCAATTATTTTCTCCCCAACTTCCAGGGCTTTTCTAAACGTTTCTTCAAGCTTTTCTTTCTTCTTGACTTTAAATCCAAACTTCTCAATTTCTTCCCCAATGACTTCAAAGCCTTCTCCCTTAAGCAAACGCTCCAGGCTCTTGACTGCTATCTTGTGGAAGATTTCCAACAGTTCTCTGTTCGTGAACCCGTTTGTAGTTCCCAGGGGGTTCTTTTTCATCTCATCGTAGTCCAGGTCTACTGCCTCGGCTATGACTCTCCTAATCGAAGGGGAAGCGTAGGAATCATAGGCCATTGCAGTGGCAACGTATTCTGCCAGCCTCTCGGGCTCCTCTGGCGGATAGCCGAAGATGTGCAGGCCGAGGTTTATCTGGGAGCCCCTCATCAGCTCAACGTAGCGGTGGATTTCCTCTATCGTCTGCTCTTCACTTTCCGGGTCCGCTATTCTCAGCCTGTTTTCTTTGGCCTTCTCAAGAATCTGCTCGTAAATCTTCTTTCTCCTTGCCTCGTCTCCCAAGTTCTTAGCCTTTGCATACTGGGTCAGGAGGGAGTCCAAATCGTCCAGAACCTCCGCCATTCCCATCGGGGGGTAGATGTGGTCTACAAGCGCTGCGTAGCTTCTCCTCTTGGCAATGACTCCCTCCATCGGGTTGGAGACAGCATAAACGTAGAGGTGAGGAACGTCGTCCAGGCTCGCCTCAGGAACACACGAGGGGGAGAGCCCAACGCCTTTTCCGGGCCTGAATTCAAGGTAGCCGTGGGTTCCGAAGTGAACTATTACATCAGCCTTGAATTTCCGCGTTATCCACCTGTAAACGGCCCACCACTGGTGCGGTGGGACTATCCTTGGGTCATGCAAAATTCTACAAACTTTTCCGTCGCACCTGGCCCCGGCGCAGCCGAACTTGGGCTGGGGGGTTATGAAGACGTTTCCAAACCTTATCCCCGGGACGACGAACTTTCCGTCGTGGACCATACCAACCAGCGCTTTGTCAACTTTTCCAGCCAGGACATCCTCAGGTCTTCCCCAGTCCCTGACGATTCTTTCCCTCAAGTCCTCCGGCAGCTCGTTGAACCACTCCAGATACTCCTCCAGGCCCACGAAGTCAATTGCTCCTCCGCTTTTGACGATCTCCTCAACGCTCGTCCACCTGAACTCGCTTATAGCCTTCCTCTCCAGGATAAGCTTTATCAGCTCTTCACCGTTCTCCGGCAGGTCTTCGCCAACGTAGTAGCCTTCTTCTTTGAGCCCCTGCAGAAGTCTGACGATGCTCTCGGGAACATCCAGGCCGAAGCCAACGGCGACGTTTGCCTCAAGGCCTTTGCACGGCGGGTTTATCAAAACGATTGCTATCCTAACTTCATCCTTGGGCTTCTTCCTGAGCTCAATCCACTTCTTCACCCTTCTGGCCAGGTACCTCATGTGCTCTTCATAGGGCTCGCCCCTCTTGTAGCCCTCAATGTTTCTGGTTCCGGCTATGAAAATCGGCTCAATTGCACCCGCAACTTCCGGAATTATTACCCCATAGACCTGAGTCATGTAGTCAACGCCCTTCTCGCTTTTCTTCCAATCCTCAAGGGACTGGTAGTAGGACCTTATCGGGGCGAAGACCGGGACGTTGAGCCTCCCCAGGTTCTTCAGCTCGACCGTGCCGAAGGAGATTAAGCTCACCAGAGCTTCTACAACCGGCTTTCCATCCTTCATGAAGAACTCCTCAACGGCCTCGCTCTTCTCCCTCCCAAGCCCCGTCCTTGAGTCTTTTCCGTAGGTGAAGACCGGGACTACCCCAAAGCCTTCCCCCTCAAGGGCCTTGATGAGCTCTCCAATTGGTCTGAACTCCTTGTAAAGCCAGGCACTCCTCCAGAAGAGAACTCCAATGAGGGGCCTCTTCCCGTAGGCTTTCAGGTATTCGTCCAGGCTTTCAAAAAGGCCCAGTTCAGGGTGATAGATGCCGTGCATCGGCACCTCCTGGGGAGCTTCGTAATCAATCTCCGCTCCAGCGAGGCTCGCAAGGAACCTGACCAGGTTCCTCAGGTTCTTTTCACCCCCAAGGACGTAGTAGGTCTTGGCCTTTATCAGAAACTCCTCCGGGACGTTTGCCAGGCCCTCCAGGCCGGCGCAGGCGATGACTTTAGCTCTGCTTTCTTTAATCCTCTCCTCCACTATTTCAGGAAGCCCGTGGGCGTAGATGAAGATTACATCCGATTTCTCTATCCTCTCCAGCTCCCTCTCGCAGTTCTGGTCGGTGAGCACGAGCCCATCTATTCTCTCCTCCTCAAGTATCTCCCTCAGCAGGGGTAGGGGCCTCGCGCCGTATCCTAAGATGAAGCATATCATTGAATCACCTCCGTTCTGGGGAGTATGAGCCTGAAGCCGTCGAACTCAAGGACGCACACGGGGACGCCGTAGACATCGCGGAGTATCTCCTCCCGCAGGACTTCATGCGGCCTCCCGACGGCCCGAATCCTGCCCTCCTTGACGAGGGCTATCCTGTCGGAGTAGAGGGAGGCCAAGTTGGGGTCGTGGAGCGTCATGATGGCCGAGATGCCCTCCTTCCGTGCGAGCCTCTTGACTATCCCGAGGACTTTGACCTGATTCTTGAAGTCAAGGTGAGCCGTTGGCTCGTCGAGGAGCAGAACCCTCGGCTCCTGGACGAGGGCCCTCGCTATCAGAACCAGCTGCATCTGACCGCCGCTCAGCTGGGTGTAAGGTTTATCCTTAAAGCGCTCGAGTCCAAGAAGTCTGAGCTTTTCGAGGGCCTTCTCGTAGTGCTCATTTCCAGGGCTCTCAAAGGGGCCGAGCTGGGAAGCCAAACCCGTGACGACCACGTCCAGAACCGTGTAGGGGAAGGGCGGCGTGTGGGACTGGGGGACGTAGCCGGCCAGCTTGGCCCTCTCCCTGATGGGCAGTTCATGGAAGTCCCGCCCCTCAATGAAGACGCACCTCTCCTTTGGCTTCAGCAGGCCGTAGATGGCCTTCAGTATGGTGGTCTTCCCGCTTCCGTTAGGGCCGAGGAGCGTCACAACTTCCCCTTCCTTCACCTCGAGGGTGACCCCTTCGATGCTGAAATCACCGTAGCTGAACGACAGGCCTCTGACCTCAAGCATCCCATCCACCGCCCGTCTTCCTAAGCAGGTAAGCGAAGAAGGGAATTCCAAGGAGGGTCGTTATTATACCAATCGGTATCTCGTAGGTCGCCACAGACCTCGCGAGCGTATCTGCTAGGGCCATAAACGAAGCCCCGAGGGTTATCGTCAGGGGTATCAAGGTCTTGTGGTCCGGGCCAAAGGCCATCCTCACTATGTGTGGTATCATCAGCCCGACCCACCCGATTATACCGCAGAAGGCTATGGAAACGGCCGTTATCATGGAGACGACGACTATGAAGACAAACTTCAGCTTCTCGGTCTCGACACCCACGATTTTAGCCTCTTCACCGAAGGAGAGCACGTTCAGCTGCCAGCGCATTGAGTATATCAAGAAACAGCCGACGAGGATCACCGGGAAGGCCACCCTAACCGAGCCCCAGTCCGAGTTGGCGAAGCTCCCCATGAGCCAGTAGACGATGCTCGCCAGCTTGTCGTGCTCCATGAGGAACTTGAGGAGGGACGTTAAAGCTGAGAAGAAGGCGTTGACTATGATTCCAGCGAGTACGAGCGAGACTGGGG encodes the following:
- a CDS encoding cobaltochelatase subunit CobN yields the protein MICFILGYGARPLPLLREILEEERIDGLVLTDQNCERELERIEKSDVIFIYAHGLPEIVEERIKESRAKVIACAGLEGLANVPEEFLIKAKTYYVLGGEKNLRNLVRFLASLAGAEIDYEAPQEVPMHGIYHPELGLFESLDEYLKAYGKRPLIGVLFWRSAWLYKEFRPIGELIKALEGEGFGVVPVFTYGKDSRTGLGREKSEAVEEFFMKDGKPVVEALVSLISFGTVELKNLGRLNVPVFAPIRSYYQSLEDWKKSEKGVDYMTQVYGVIIPEVAGAIEPIFIAGTRNIEGYKRGEPYEEHMRYLARRVKKWIELRKKPKDEVRIAIVLINPPCKGLEANVAVGFGLDVPESIVRLLQGLKEEGYYVGEDLPENGEELIKLILERKAISEFRWTSVEEIVKSGGAIDFVGLEEYLEWFNELPEDLRERIVRDWGRPEDVLAGKVDKALVGMVHDGKFVVPGIRFGNVFITPQPKFGCAGARCDGKVCRILHDPRIVPPHQWWAVYRWITRKFKADVIVHFGTHGYLEFRPGKGVGLSPSCVPEASLDDVPHLYVYAVSNPMEGVIAKRRSYAALVDHIYPPMGMAEVLDDLDSLLTQYAKAKNLGDEARRKKIYEQILEKAKENRLRIADPESEEQTIEEIHRYVELMRGSQINLGLHIFGYPPEEPERLAEYVATAMAYDSYASPSIRRVIAEAVDLDYDEMKKNPLGTTNGFTNRELLEIFHKIAVKSLERLLKGEGFEVIGEEIEKFGFKVKKKEKLEETFRKALEVGEKIIECKKEHEGFLKGLSGEYVEPGPSGAITRGKFEILPTGRNFYAVDPRTLPTKAAWQVGIETAEKLLEEYRKKHGKYPESVGQVLWSIDGYKADGEQMAQILYLIGVRPVWKGDVVAGLEVIPLEELGRPRIDVLVRISGIVRDTLPNYIYLIDEAIEKVVTLDEPLEMNYTRKHYVGHIKKLIELGKSFEEARRFARFRVFSAPPGAYGAGVNLAVESSGWGSDEDLAKVWIQWSGYAYGKDTFGVEAYDSLVLSLKEVDVINRNHISDEHDPTNCCCYFAHHGGFKAAVDALTGKNAEVVQTDTRDISDTKIVDMKVELERVVRAKLLNERWIEEMKKHGYRGASEFSKKINHIYGWEATTKLVEDWVFDEIAGKYVLDEEMRKWFEEHNPYAIEEIARRLIEAYERGLWETSEELIERLMEVYSEIEGILEESLGEGEVQGGTIEIYTAEDDEHWSENMREVEGIWSLVKND
- a CDS encoding ABC transporter ATP-binding protein, with translation MLEVRGLSFSYGDFSIEGVTLEVKEGEVVTLLGPNGSGKTTILKAIYGLLKPKERCVFIEGRDFHELPIRERAKLAGYVPQSHTPPFPYTVLDVVVTGLASQLGPFESPGNEHYEKALEKLRLLGLERFKDKPYTQLSGGQMQLVLIARALVQEPRVLLLDEPTAHLDFKNQVKVLGIVKRLARKEGISAIMTLHDPNLASLYSDRIALVKEGRIRAVGRPHEVLREEILRDVYGVPVCVLEFDGFRLILPRTEVIQ
- a CDS encoding iron ABC transporter permease codes for the protein MRKALYLSFLLSPVLALIVSLCIGTYPIPPSAVVSMVLLKGAQIISEVLKTLTLGKVSLSVTIPYPSVYQTILFEIRLPRVLMAMLVGSALAISGAVLQAIFRNPLVNSYILGISSGAAFGAALAIGLSVGVGVTPSAFAFALLAVFITTSLARVGGRITPVSLVLAGIIVNAFFSALTSLLKFLMEHDKLASIVYWLMGSFANSDWGSVRVAFPVILVGCFLIYSMRWQLNVLSFGEEAKIVGVETEKLKFVFIVVVSMITAVSIAFCGIIGWVGLMIPHIVRMAFGPDHKTLIPLTITLGASFMALADTLARSVATYEIPIGIITTLLGIPFFAYLLRKTGGGWDA